The sequence below is a genomic window from Lysobacter stagni.
AGTACGGCGAACCTTGTCCGGATCATTTTCGTGCTCATAGCGTCGTCGGCCCCGTCCATGCTGAGCAGCCCGCAGCGTTGCAGGCGCGTACGTAGAAGCTCCGCGTCGCCCTCACCGAATCCGCCCAGAAGGTGCCCGGCCCTGAGTACAAGATGGTCGTGGTACCCACTGACAGCTCGTAGTACGTCGCGCCCGGCGAGGTACTCCAGACCAGCTGGGTATCCTTTGCCGGAGGTCTGAACTCGTTGTCCCACTCGACGGTACCGACCAGGTTGGCTGGCGCGGGGGGGATAGGCGGTGGCAGTGAGACTGTCACCGTTGCCGTTCCGCTCCACCCTGCGCAACCCGACGCATTGCACGCGCGCACGTGGTAACCGTAACTGCCGTTGCCCTTGCCGCCGATCGCTCGACTGGTGTTGCCGTCGTTCTGGATCAGCGTCCAGCCGCCGCCGTTCACCTGCTCTTCGAGCTGATAGCTCGTGGCACCTGCCACACCGGACCAGCTGACGGTGTAGCTGCCGTTACCGCTGGAACCGGGCACGCTGATCGAGGGCACGCCGGTAGGCGGCAACAGGACGGACGTCGTCGCCGTAGCCGAGTACCCGCCGCAGCCCGCACCGTTGCAGGCGCGCACGCGGTAGCCATAGCTCCCTGATCCGCGGCCGTTGATCGCAAGGCTGGTTGTGGTCAGTTCCTGCAGCTGGGTCCATGCGCCGCCGTTGGCACTTTCCTCGATGCGGTACGAGGTGGCGCCGGCGACCGTCGTCCAGCTGACGGTATAGCTTCCGTTCGCATTCGATGCCGGCGATGACACGGAGGGCGCGCCACCCGGCGCGTAGTAGACGTTGACCGTCGCCGTGTTCGACACGGGGCCGCAACCGGCCGGGTTGCAGGCCTTCGCGCGGTAGGCGTAGCTGCCGGCCGCCTTCGCCGAGTAGGTGCGTGCGATGCCGGCACCGTCCTGTACGGTTATCCACCCCGCGGCGTTGGCGTTTTCCTCCAGCACGTAGCGGGTGACGCCGCTCACGGATGTCCAGCTCACGGTGTAGTCGCCGTTGGGTGCCTGCGACGGCGCCGTCAGCGTGGGCGTTGCGCTCGGGGGCAGCTCTACGCCGACGACCGCCTGCCCGCTCCACCCACTGCACGCAGCGCCGTTGCACGCGCGCACCTGGTAGCTGTAGTTGCCACCGGACTTTCCCGAAACGTTGAACGTGGTGGCGACACCGGCGTACGCGTTCTGCCACGCACCGCCGTTCACGGCTTCCTGCAGCTCGTACTGCGTGACACCGCTCACGCTGCTCCAACTCACGGTGTAGCTGCCGGTGGCGCTGTAGGTCGGGACGCTCAGCACGGGCGCCGCCGGTGCCAGCACGGTCTTCTGCTTCGCTACCAGACTGCCGGCCAGCATGATGTAGTGATAGCGCGTGGAGCGGCGCTGGTCTTCCTGATAGCGCAGCACGCCGTCCTGACCGTACATCGAGAAGAGGTTTCCGGTGGCGCCGAGATTCGGGTCCGTGGACTGGATGCGCCGACCGTAGCCGTCGTACCGGTAAGTTTCCTTACCCGTCGCCTCACGCAGGCGATTGCCGTAGTCGAACTGGAACAGCTGTCCGTTCTTGTCGCGCAGGTTGCCCTGCACGTCGTACGCCAGGCCAATGGTGGTGGCGCCCGCATCGGTGCGGATGTTGGTGAGGCGGTTGTAGGTGTCGTACCAGTAATTGAACTCACGCACCCCCGCCAGCTTCGACGTCTTCAAGTTGTCGAGCGCGTCGTAGGTGAAGGTCGCCTGCCCGTTGCCGCCAAAGGCCGATGATGTCGCCGATGTCAGGCGGTCCAGGCCGTCATAGGTCATCGCCCGGTTGGCGTTGGCGACCACGCCGTCCAGGATCTGCGCGACGTTGCCGTTCCTGTCATAGCTGTAGGTGTGGTTGAGGATCGCACCATCGGCTACCTGCGCCGGCAGCTGGCGGGCGTTCTGCTGCATCGAATGGACGATGCCGTTGCCGTACGTGAACTGTTTGATTCCGCCGTTCGGGTAGTAGCTGACATTGGCGGCGTACGTGCCCGCGCGCGTGGCCTGGCCCAGCGCATTGGGCGCGTAATCGACCGTGAGGTTCTGCGGGTAGGTGATCTGCGACAACACACCGTTGGTGTCGTAGCCGTACCCGAGGCTCCAGGCGTACAGGCCCGGTTGCTGGATGCTTTCCTGCTTCAGCTGGCGGCGCTTGTTGTAGGTGTAGACATTGGTCGCCTGCGTGCCGCTGTTCTGCGTGATGATGGTGTCGGCCTGTCCGTCCGGCGTATAGGTCCATGCCTGGTTGCCATTGCCGTCCGGGAAGGTGAGCGTCTTCAGGCGACCGCGTGCGTCGTAGGTGCGTCCCACCGCGCGACCGGATGCCCAGGCCTCGGCCTGGTTGCACGACTGCAGGTCGCTGAGCTGAAGGCCGGCGGCAGACTGCGTCAGACTGCCGGCCCCGTCATAGCCGAAGACCGTCACACCGGTTTCAGGCTCGATCGATTTGCACAGCAGCTGATCAGCCTGGTAGACGTACTTGCGGTCCACGCGCACGCTGCCGTCCGCATTGCGCCGCGTCAGCGTCTTCGTCTTGCCCAGGACATCACGCACGATGTCCGTGTACGTGCCTTCCGGATGCTGGATGGCAACCGGCTTGTCGTACGACGGCTCATCGAACGCCTGGAAGTCGGTCACGGTGGTGAAGTTGCGTGCGTTGGTGACACTGACGCGCCCACCCGACGGGTACTGCGTGGTCGTGGTCAGCAGCCCCTGCTCGCTGTCCTGCGATACCGACGTCGTCCGGCCGATCGGGTCGTACTCGGTCCACGCGCCGCTCGTTAGATTGTCGGTGCCCCCCAGGTAAGACGCGAACACGGTCCTGCCATCCGTGTCGTATGCGAAGCGCTGGAAGCGCTGCGTCGCCGCCTGGTTTGCCGCGTCGAACTCCTGTGTGAGCAACGGACGCCAGAAGGCGTCGTAATAGGTGATCTTGCGCGCATTGCCCGTGCTGACCGTCTGGCGCCAATGCCCGGCCGCGATGCCATATTCCGGGCTTGCCACCGACGCGAAGACCTGCGTGGTGGAGTTCCATGCGACGTCGTCGCCCGTTGGGTACACCACGCTGGCAAGGCGACCCATCAGGTCGTAGGTGTAGTCGGTCGAGAAGCCGGCCTCGTCCGTCGTACGGGTAATTTGGCCGAGATCGTCGACAATCGCCGACATCGTCGCTCCACCCGGCGATTCCTGCGTCGGCGGGAACTGGATCGTCTGCGGCAGGCCTCGCTTCCAGTTCGACAACGCCGTGACGTTATTGTTGCCGTCCTTGACCGACGCCAGCATGCCGTTGCCGTGATAGGTCAACGTTTCCTGCAGTCGGCCGAAGGCGTAGTTCGCCAGCGGCATCGCCGTGGTTGCGTCGTAGTCGGTGCGCGACATCACCATCCCAGCGCATTCCGCCGGTGCGATGCACGTGGTCGATGCGGTCTGACCGATCACCCAGCGACTGAGGTTGTCACTGTAGGCGGTGCGCTCGGTCCGGCTGTAACCGAGTGAACTTGATCTGACGACATCGATGGGTCGGGACCACGCATCGAACGCAGTCGTGGTGCGCGCGAAGGTGGTGCCATCCTGCGTGATGGTCTTGCCGGAGAGCGGCGTCCAGCGCCACTCGGATTCGTAATTGCCTCGGGTATCCGGAGTCGAGCCCACGAACAGCGGCCATGGGTACGGATTGGGCCCGTTCCAAGGCGTCGTCGCGTAGAGGTAATCACTCGCGCGAACCAGTGCACCGTTCGTCGCGTACACCTCCTCCCGGAGGAGCTTGTTCTCCGTCTGGTCGTAGCGGTTGCTGAAGTAGCTGCGGGTCCTCTCAGTCTGCGGATCGACCACGTCGGTCCATACCTGGCTCGCACACCCCGACGCGCACTCGTCGGAATAGCTTCCGTTGGGGGCTGAGTACGCGTAGTACCAGGTCTGCGCGGGCAGCCCCGGACCGGTGATGGTCTTCGAGGTGATTGCCATCCCCATGTAGAGCTTCGGGTTCATCGCGTAGCTGCCTTCGCCCTCGAAGCGGTCTCCACCGCAATGCTTCTGGACGTAGGAGCGACCGAAAACCTTCTTCTGGAAGTAGTAGTTGACCTCTGCTCC
It includes:
- a CDS encoding RHS repeat protein, with amino-acid sequence MAATVAPNQQYKNYLTKARSITPLTEFGDQISLRDGSVSFKATDIEVPGIGPTIRITRTTGVQDGRGMEFSSGNRMSAWELSIPRIKTITADGSNFGRAPQDETSPRGWQVDAVDKNARCTSFTRPGDVTYSGHSVEFFADDWWSGYQLVDDSGAEHKLMHRAAGMPSQSQYRIGTSDNWVIECLPSTANGEPGESFLATSPDGTRYWFNYLVYQPYDNIAMGFPDMPPKGYTLTFTLFRQAASMLVTRVEDRHGNWLSYAYDAGKISSITASDGRQVSFTHGGSGGISAITVGTGGLSRTWGYAYSAEGLSQVTLPDGSSWRYEGPFGINFFDNYSFDTCQQLHYTEPSELRQVKVTSPSGAEVNYYFQKKVFGRSYVQKHCGGDRFEGEGSYAMNPKLYMGMAITSKTITGPGLPAQTWYYAYSAPNGSYSDECASGCASQVWTDVVDPQTERTRSYFSNRYDQTENKLLREEVYATNGALVRASDYLYATTPWNGPNPYPWPLFVGSTPDTRGNYESEWRWTPLSGKTITQDGTTFARTTTAFDAWSRPIDVVRSSSLGYSRTERTAYSDNLSRWVIGQTASTTCIAPAECAGMVMSRTDYDATTAMPLANYAFGRLQETLTYHGNGMLASVKDGNNNVTALSNWKRGLPQTIQFPPTQESPGGATMSAIVDDLGQITRTTDEAGFSTDYTYDLMGRLASVVYPTGDDVAWNSTTQVFASVASPEYGIAAGHWRQTVSTGNARKITYYDAFWRPLLTQEFDAANQAATQRFQRFAYDTDGRTVFASYLGGTDNLTSGAWTEYDPIGRTTSVSQDSEQGLLTTTTQYPSGGRVSVTNARNFTTVTDFQAFDEPSYDKPVAIQHPEGTYTDIVRDVLGKTKTLTRRNADGSVRVDRKYVYQADQLLCKSIEPETGVTVFGYDGAGSLTQSAAGLQLSDLQSCNQAEAWASGRAVGRTYDARGRLKTLTFPDGNGNQAWTYTPDGQADTIITQNSGTQATNVYTYNKRRQLKQESIQQPGLYAWSLGYGYDTNGVLSQITYPQNLTVDYAPNALGQATRAGTYAANVSYYPNGGIKQFTYGNGIVHSMQQNARQLPAQVADGAILNHTYSYDRNGNVAQILDGVVANANRAMTYDGLDRLTSATSSAFGGNGQATFTYDALDNLKTSKLAGVREFNYWYDTYNRLTNIRTDAGATTIGLAYDVQGNLRDKNGQLFQFDYGNRLREATGKETYRYDGYGRRIQSTDPNLGATGNLFSMYGQDGVLRYQEDQRRSTRYHYIMLAGSLVAKQKTVLAPAAPVLSVPTYSATGSYTVSWSSVSGVTQYELQEAVNGGAWQNAYAGVATTFNVSGKSGGNYSYQVRACNGAACSGWSGQAVVGVELPPSATPTLTAPSQAPNGDYTVSWTSVSGVTRYVLEENANAAGWITVQDGAGIARTYSAKAAGSYAYRAKACNPAGCGPVSNTATVNVYYAPGGAPSVSSPASNANGSYTVSWTTVAGATSYRIEESANGGAWTQLQELTTTSLAINGRGSGSYGYRVRACNGAGCGGYSATATTSVLLPPTGVPSISVPGSSGNGSYTVSWSGVAGATSYQLEEQVNGGGWTLIQNDGNTSRAIGGKGNGSYGYHVRACNASGCAGWSGTATVTVSLPPPIPPAPANLVGTVEWDNEFRPPAKDTQLVWSTSPGATYYELSVGTTTILYSGPGTFWADSVRATRSFYVRACNAAGCSAWTGPTTL